In the Rattus rattus isolate New Zealand chromosome 18, Rrattus_CSIRO_v1, whole genome shotgun sequence genome, one interval contains:
- the LOC116887689 gene encoding olfactory receptor 5V1-like produces the protein MEGKNRTAPSEFIILGFSHLNELQFLLFTIFFLTYICTLGGNVFIIVVTMADSHLHTPMYYFLRNLAFIDICYTTTNVPQMMVHLLSEKKTISYGGCVTQLFAFIFFVGSECLLLAAMAYDRYIAICKPLRYSFIMNKALCSWLAASCWTGGFLNSVLHTVMTFHLPFCGNNQINYFFCDIPPLLILSCGDTALNELALLSIGILIGWTPFLCIILSYLYIISTILRIRSSQGRHKAFSTCASHLVIVILYYGSAIFTYVRPISSYSLEKDRLISVLYSVVTPMLNPVIYTLRNKDIKEAVKAIGRKWQPPVFSSDT, from the coding sequence atggaaggaaagaatcgaACAGCTCCATCTGAATTCATCATCTTGGGGTTCTCCCACCTGAATGAATTGCAGTTTTTACTTTTCACCATCTTCTTTCTGACCTACATATGTACTTTAGGAGGCAATGTTTTTATCATTGTGGTGACCATGGCTGATTCCCACCTACATACACCCATGTATTATTTTCTACGAAATCTCGCCTTTATTGACATCTGCTACACTACCACTAATGTCCCCCAGATGATGGTGCATCTTCTGTCAGAGAAGAAAACCATCTCCTATGGAGGTTGTGTGACCCAgctctttgctttcattttcttcgtTGGCTCAGAGTGTCTCCTCCTGGCAGCAATGGCATATGACAGGTACATTGCCATCTGCAAGCCCTTAAGGTACTCATTTATTATGAACAAGGCCCTGTGCAGCTGGTTAGCAGCCTCATGCTGGACAGGTGGGTTTCTCAACTCCGTGCTGCACACAGTTATGACCTTCCACCTGCCCTTCTGTGGTAACAATCAGATCAATTATTTCTTCTGTGACATACCTCCTTTGCTGATCTTGTCTTGTGGTGATACTGCCCTTAATGAACTGGCTTTGCTGTCCATTGGGATCCTCATAGGTTGGACTCCTTTCCTGTGCATCATCCTTTCCTACCTTTACATCATCTCCACCATCCTGAGGATCCGCTCCTCTCAGGGGAGGCACAAAGCCTTTTCCACCTGTGCCTCCCACCTGGTCATTGTTATTCTCTATTATGGCAGTGCCATCTTCACATATGTGAGGCCCATATCTTCTTACTCACTAGAGAAAGACAGATTGATCTCAGTGCTGTATAGTGTTGTCACACCCATGCTGAATCCTGTAATTTATACACTGAGGAATAAGGACATCAAAGAGGCTGTGAAGGCCATAGGGAGAAAGTGGCAGCCACCAGTTTTCTCCTCTGATACATAA